CGCGCTTCTGTTCGACCGGTCCCAGATGGTGTGTTCCTCTATCGTGCGGTGCATCTTTGCCCTGCTCATTGTCGCCGAAGTGAAATCCGCCGCAGTAAGGTCGGCGTGGGAGAAATCCACGTACGTCGCGTTAACCCCGGAAAGCTTTGCTCCCCGGCAGATGGCCTTCGTAAAAATGGCCTGTTCCAGGTTGCAGCCGGAAAGGTCCGCGACGTTCAGGTTCGCCCCCTCGAAACAGGATTGCACCAGATAACATTTTCTGAGGCTCGCGCCGGAGAGGTTCGTGCCCATGAAAACGCTTCGTTCGCCGTTGGCCCCGTCGAGGACCGCCTGAGTCATGTCGGCGTTCATGAAGTTGGACATGGTGATATCGGCCCCGGTGAAATTGCACCCCTTGAGGTCGGCTCCGCCTGCCTGGGTCATGGTGAAGGTGGCGCCACTGAAGTCCTGGCCGGCGAGGCTGCAGTCACGGAGGAAGGTCTTGTGGATCTTCGCGCCCTTAAGCGTTGCCCCCGTCAGGTCCGCCTCATAGAAGACGGACTTGAAGAGCTCCGCCCCTGTCAGGTTCGTTCCCTTGAGAGACGCCTTGTAGAAAAGCGCCCGCGACAGGTCCGCCCCTGTCAGGTCCGCCGTGTCGAG
This genomic stretch from Syntrophorhabdus sp. harbors:
- a CDS encoding pentapeptide repeat-containing protein, with product MTRDELFQAIARDDTIENVDLSGMDLSGQDLSGARFEGVGFRNTDFRRARIVRTGFKGCDFTGAIMEGASLAQVLWMGMNLSGAILSRANLQKAVLTGADLTGARLAGADLSRAVMDNAKLDTADLTGADLSRALFYKASLKGTNLTGAELFKSVFYEADLTGATLKGAKIHKTFLRDCSLAGQDFSGATFTMTQAGGADLKGCNFTGADITMSNFMNADMTQAVLDGANGERSVFMGTNLSGASLRKCYLVQSCFEGANLNVADLSGCNLEQAIFTKAICRGAKLSGVNATYVDFSHADLTAADFTSATMSRAKMHRTIEEHTIWDRSNRSAALGTDPDLAEAEG